In one Triplophysa dalaica isolate WHDGS20190420 chromosome 9, ASM1584641v1, whole genome shotgun sequence genomic region, the following are encoded:
- the LOC130428996 gene encoding T-cell surface glycoprotein CD3 epsilon chain-like, producing MNLLILMFLLLTVAAEDDSQTVDNIEVEDLSQVEIRDDSVVLTCPHKSDAVKWLHENKDIQSKLKHSYVIQAQDGTAKGFYACQSDKKKHYFYIKARVCKNCHELSGSLAGGVIIADLLFTGGVILIVFFWSQRKKDPVSNAPRPPNPDYEALNPKTQNRDVYAGIK from the exons ATGAATCTTCTGATCTTGATGTTCCTGCTGCTCACAGTTGCTGCTGAAGATGACAGCCAGACTGTCGATAACATTGAGGTTGAAGATCTGTCTCAAG TGGAGATCAGAGATGATTCTGTGGTTCTGACTTGTCCTCACAAATCTGATGCAGTGAAGTGGCTTCATGAAAACAAGGACATACAAAGCAAGCTAAAGCACTCATATGTGATTCAGGCTCAGGATGGAACCGCAAAGGGCTTCTACGCCTGCCAGAgtgataaaaagaaacattatttcTATATCAAGGCGAGAG tgtgtaAGAACTGTCATGAGCTGAGCGGATCGTTGGCCGGTGGGGTGATAATTGCTGATTTACTCTTTACTGGAGGAGTCATCCTGATAGTGTTCTTCTGGTCACAGAGAAAGAAAG ATCCAGTTTCAAATGCTCCGAGACCCCCGAACCCGGACTATGAG GCCCTTAACCCCAAGACCCAAAATCGTGATGTGTACGCAGGAATAAAGTAG